In a genomic window of Pedobacter sp. KBS0701:
- the pbpC gene encoding penicillin-binding protein 1C, with the protein MNKIPKAFLISDLICFVLLLAFLFALPSKLFKTTTSYVIEASNGNLLSAAIASDGQWRFPVADSVPVKFKDCIIAFEDKRFYNHFGVDILAMSRAMRQNWRAKSVVSGGSTLTMQVIRLSLKQDRTVWQKLLEVILAVRLEIRYSKEEIIGLYAANAPFGSNVVGLEAASWRYYGRDAQTLSWGEMATLAVLPNSPSLVHPGKNSSRLIKKRNDLLDKLARLKYIDQATANLAKLEPVPGKPMPLPQNAPHLLNRFKAERASLKINSTRITSTLDENIQLKVNSILKRYNNRYRANDINNISALVLDARTGHVVSYVGNIYQPENADLQSHVDMIKAPRSPGSTLKPLLYASMMNDGFILPHTLIPDIPTQIAGYSPQNYDLGYDGAIAADKALSRSLNIPAVKMLQQYKYERFYDKLKKLGIGTLNQQADHYGLSLILGGSEVTMWDLANTYMGMVRTLNHFNTYKGLYNPEDYKQATYFNNKTKEEKDYQRNSFLDHGAIWATFNAMEEVMRPGDEGLWEQFSSSQRIAWKTGTSFGFRDAWAVGLTPNYVVCVWVGNADGEGRPGLVGIEAAAPVLFDIFRLLPNGKWFETPTTKLKKLKICKKSGYKAAEYCTDVVQELVPVSGEKTSICPFHKLVHLDRTGTFRVTDQCESITNMQHKSWFILPPAMEYYYKIKNSDYKSLPPFKAGCELSGGNSVMEIIYPKNNAIVYIPLEQDGSRGKIVINAAHRNPGAKIYWHIDNEYVSTTTNFHQLAISPPPGKHTLTLVDENGERLVQVFTVLDKEKKGEK; encoded by the coding sequence ATGAACAAAATCCCAAAAGCATTTCTCATTTCTGATCTCATCTGTTTTGTCTTGCTTTTGGCATTTCTTTTCGCTTTACCCTCCAAACTTTTCAAAACAACTACTTCTTATGTAATTGAAGCCAGCAATGGCAATTTACTGAGTGCTGCAATTGCCAGCGATGGCCAGTGGCGCTTCCCGGTGGCCGATAGTGTTCCTGTAAAATTTAAAGATTGCATTATCGCTTTCGAGGATAAACGGTTTTATAATCACTTTGGTGTGGATATTTTGGCCATGAGCAGGGCCATGCGACAGAACTGGCGAGCCAAAAGCGTTGTAAGTGGTGGCAGTACCTTAACCATGCAGGTAATTCGCCTCTCACTAAAACAAGACCGAACGGTTTGGCAAAAATTATTGGAGGTGATTTTAGCAGTACGCTTAGAAATAAGATACTCAAAGGAAGAAATTATTGGCCTATATGCTGCTAATGCGCCTTTTGGAAGTAACGTTGTGGGTTTGGAGGCTGCAAGTTGGCGCTATTACGGACGCGATGCTCAAACGCTTTCCTGGGGCGAGATGGCCACCTTAGCCGTTCTTCCCAACAGCCCGTCGTTGGTTCATCCCGGTAAAAACTCGAGCAGGCTGATCAAAAAAAGAAACGATTTATTAGATAAGTTAGCCAGGCTAAAATACATCGATCAGGCAACGGCTAATTTAGCTAAGTTAGAGCCTGTTCCGGGCAAGCCCATGCCCCTACCGCAAAATGCGCCACACTTATTAAACCGTTTTAAAGCAGAAAGAGCAAGTTTAAAAATCAATTCTACGAGGATTACGTCCACATTAGATGAAAACATCCAGTTGAAAGTAAACTCGATATTAAAACGCTATAACAACCGCTATAGAGCCAACGACATTAATAATATTTCAGCTTTAGTGCTTGATGCCAGAACTGGTCATGTGGTGAGTTATGTAGGTAATATTTACCAGCCGGAAAATGCTGACCTGCAAAGTCACGTAGATATGATTAAGGCGCCGCGCAGCCCGGGTAGTACCTTAAAACCTTTGCTTTATGCCAGCATGATGAATGATGGATTCATATTGCCGCACACCTTAATTCCAGATATCCCGACTCAAATAGCAGGTTATTCGCCTCAAAATTACGATCTGGGTTATGATGGTGCCATCGCTGCAGATAAAGCGCTGAGCCGTTCGCTAAACATCCCGGCTGTAAAAATGTTGCAGCAGTATAAATACGAACGTTTTTATGATAAATTAAAAAAATTGGGGATCGGAACACTGAACCAGCAGGCAGATCACTATGGTTTGTCGTTAATTTTGGGTGGCAGTGAAGTTACGATGTGGGATTTGGCCAATACTTATATGGGTATGGTACGTACGCTAAACCATTTCAACACCTACAAAGGCCTCTATAATCCTGAAGATTATAAACAGGCAACTTACTTTAATAATAAAACTAAAGAAGAAAAAGACTATCAGCGTAACTCATTTTTAGATCATGGTGCAATATGGGCAACCTTTAATGCCATGGAAGAAGTGATGCGCCCAGGTGATGAAGGTTTATGGGAACAATTTTCCTCGTCGCAAAGAATAGCGTGGAAAACAGGTACCAGTTTTGGTTTCCGCGATGCCTGGGCCGTAGGCTTAACTCCAAATTACGTCGTATGCGTTTGGGTGGGTAATGCAGATGGTGAAGGCAGACCTGGTTTGGTGGGAATAGAAGCGGCCGCACCGGTGCTCTTTGATATTTTCAGGTTATTACCCAACGGAAAATGGTTCGAAACGCCCACAACAAAACTTAAAAAACTTAAAATTTGCAAAAAAAGCGGTTACAAGGCAGCAGAATATTGTACTGATGTGGTACAAGAACTTGTTCCTGTTTCGGGAGAAAAGACTTCCATTTGTCCATTTCACAAATTGGTCCATTTAGACAGAACCGGTACTTTCAGGGTTACCGACCAATGTGAAAGTATAACCAATATGCAGCACAAAAGCTGGTTTATTTTACCACCTGCCATGGAATATTATTATAAAATAAAAAACAGCGATTATAAATCCCTCCCTCCTTTTAAAGCTGGCTGTGAACTCTCAGGTGGAAATAGTGTAATGGAGATCATTTACCCAAAAAATAATGCGATAGTTTACATTCCTTTAGAACAGGATGGATCAAGAGGTAAAATTGTGATTAATGCAGCACACAGAAATCCAGGTGCTAAAATATATTGGCACATTGATAATGAATACGTAAGCACCACTACTAATTTTCATCAATTGGCCATTAGTCCGCCACCAGGTAAACATACCTTAACCTTAGTTGATGAAAATGGAGAACGCCTGGTACAGGTTTTTACAGTTTTGGATAAGGAGAAGAAAGGTGAAAAGTAG